The following coding sequences lie in one Coffea eugenioides isolate CCC68of unplaced genomic scaffold, Ceug_1.0 ScVebR1_1833;HRSCAF=2759, whole genome shotgun sequence genomic window:
- the LOC113755903 gene encoding putative disease resistance protein RGA4: MEKVATIMGTLQTYYLSSLSENQSWSLFRQRAFGRQEAEEYPNLVVIGKEIVKKCGGVPLAAKALGGFLRFKRQENEWNSVKCSEIWNLPQDTTHILPALRLSYLNLPVELRGCFAYCAAFPKGYEFEIEEVIHLWMANGLLSSNETMEVEDVGVAVLTELYYRSLFQAVKEDEFGNALTFKMHDLVHDLARSVMEAKHGGTESNRTMILGMPDDQLTVAFPITITGIDQCFSFLSKCGSLRALMVKSMESTQEEFTKLSHAISKLKHLRHLDLSRSLIVELPNSICDLWNLQILNLNDSLILLSLPKGMRFLRNLRHLCLHGCWSLTHMPSGIGKLTCLRTLGMVVLSGKKGFRLSELRDLNMLRGGLTIMHLERIEDKKDAEEACLIKKQSLHGLNLYWDSERTIQRYNDKEVLEALKPRPNLQLLRVLGFNGSSFPSWISTVTEVVVHESAAEYIVGVQESTAAAAAMSPSLKQLELENMPNLKGMLGREVQGTPGVFSQLQSLSFKDCPMLTLPLPRMLSLKELCVDSCPNMAWASISNLTALKELTIKHSPELDSLPEEGLRGLASLQELHLVRCYNLVSLSMGTKALKSLTRLCINGSHATALPEEVKHFPALQKLELENFRNLTSLPDWFGDHLTSLQDLTLKYCPLETLPSSIQKMTTLQHLTIFRCYRLGRQCKRGGEEWHKIKHIPDLKIEN; this comes from the coding sequence ATGGAGAAGGTTGCCACAATAATGGGCACATTACAAACATATTATCTGTCGAGTTTGTCAGAGAATCAGAGTTGGTCACTATTTAGGCAACGGGCATTTGGCCGTCAAGAGGCTGAAGAATATCCTAACCTTGTAGTTATCGGAAAAGAGATTGTGAAAAAATGTGGTGGTGTTCCTCTGGCTGCAAAGGCTCTTGGAGGCTTTCTACGATTTAAAAGGCAAGAAAATGAATGGAACTCCGTCAAATGCAGTGAAATTTGGAACTTACCTCAAGATACAACACATATCTTGCCCGCGTTAAGATTGAGCTACCTTAATCTTCCGGTAGAGTTGAGAGGTTGCTTTGCATATTGTGCAGCATTTCCCAAGGGCTATGAATTTGAAATAGAAGAGGTAATACATTTGTGGATGGCAAATGGATTGCTTTCATCTAATGAAACAATGGAAGTGGAAGATGTTGGTGTTGCTGTGCTGACTGAACTATATTATAGATCACTATTCCAAGCAGtaaaggaagatgaatttggCAATGCCCTCACTTTTAAGATGCATGACCTTGTCCATGATTTGGCTCGATCAGTAATGGAGGCTAAACACGGTGGAACAGAGTCAAATAGAACCATGATATTAGGTATGCCAGATGATCAGCTAACAGTGGCTTTTCCTATTACAATCACAGGCATTGACCAgtgcttttctttcttgtcaAAATGTGGCTCCCTGAGGGCTCTCATGGTAAAGTCAATGGAGTCTACCCAAGAAGAGTTTACGAAGTTGTCACATGCAATAAGCAAACTGAAACATTTAAGGCATCTAGATCTTTCAAGATCTTTAATTGTTGAACTACCCAATTCAATTTGTGACTTGTGGAATTTGCAAATTTTAAACCTAAATGATTCTCTCATTCTTCTGAGTCTACCCAAGGGCATGAGATTCCTCAGAAATCTTCGACATCTTTGTCTACATGGGTGTTGGAGTTTGACTCACATGCCAAGTGGAATTGGGAAGCTGACTTGCCTACGGACGTTGGGTATGGTCGTCTTGAGTGGCAAAAAAGGCTTCCGACTAAGTGAGTTGCGAGACTTAAATATGCTTAGAGGAGGGCTAACAATTATGCACCTTGAGAGGATTGAAGACAAAAAGGATGCAGAAGAAGCTTGCTTAATTAAAAAACAGAGTCTCCACGGGTTGAATTTGTATTGGGATTCCGAAAGAACGATTCAACGGTACAATGATAAGGAAGTGCTCGAAGCCCTCAAACCCCGGCCCAACCTTCAACTGCTACGTGTCCTAGGCTTCAACGGTTCATCATTTCCATCTTGGATTTCAACTGTAACAGAAGTTGTTGTGCACGAGAGTGCAGCGGAGTACATAGTTGGGGTCCAAGAGAGTACTGCCGCTGCTGCTGCAATGTCCCCATCGTTGAAACAGCTGGAGTTAGAGAACATGCCCAACCTAAAAGGAATGTTAGGAAGAGAAGTCCAAGGTACTCCAGGGGTATTCTCTCAACTTCAATCCTTGTCCTTTAAGGATTGCCCAATGTTGACATTGCCATTGCCACGTATGCTGTCCCTAAAGGAGTTATGCGTCGACAGCTGCCCGAACATGGCATGGGCTTCAATCTCCAATCTCACGGCTTTGAAGGAATTGACCATCAAGCACTCTCCCGAGCTGGACTCTCTGCCAGAAGAAGGATTGCGAGGCCTTGCTTCTTTGCAGGAACTCCATTTGGTCCGATGCTATAATTTGGTGAGTCTCTCAATGGGGACTAAAGCCCTCAAATCCCTGACTCGTCTATGTATCAATGGGTCACACGCGACAGCTCTGCCAGAGGAAGTCAAACATTTCCCTGCACTACAAAAACTGGAACTGGAGAATTTTCGCAATTTAACTTCATTGCCAGACTGGTTTGGAGACCACCTCACTTCTCTTCAAGACCTGACACTAAAATATTGTCCGCTTGAAACACTTCCATCCAGCATTCAAAAGATGACGACACTCCAACATTTGACTATATTTCGCTGCTACCGACTGGGACGACAGTGTAAAAGGGGAGGAGAGGAATGGCACAAAATTAAGCACATCCCGGacctgaaaattgaaaattga